In Columba livia isolate bColLiv1 breed racing homer chromosome 25, bColLiv1.pat.W.v2, whole genome shotgun sequence, the following proteins share a genomic window:
- the SLC25A37 gene encoding mitoferrin-1 isoform X1: MELSCGVGGSAAAPPGPGPPHPAAAAAPAPPMEGTEEYESLPSGASLGTHMMAGAVAGIMEHTVMYPVDSVKTRMQSLQPDPKAQYRSVYEALKKIVLTEGFWRPLRGINVTMLGAGPAHAMYFACYEKMKKSLSDSIQHGGNSHLANGIAGSVATLLHDAVMNPAEVVKQRMQMFNSPYKSVLSCIRTVQRTEGFGAFYRSYTTQLTMNVPFQAIHFITYEFMQEQINPRRDYNPRSHIVSGAIAGAVAAAATTPLDVCKTLLNTQENTALSSVNISGHLSGMVNAFKTVYQLGGVSGYFRGVQARVIYQMPSTAIAWSVYEFFKYFLTKHKLEKRTSL; this comes from the exons ATGGAGCTGAGCTGCGGAGTGGGGGGCAGCGCGGCGGCGCCCCCGGGGCCCGGCCCCCCACaccccgccgctgccgccgcccccgcgccgCCTATGGAGGGTACGGAGGAGTACGAGAGCCTGCCCAGTGGCGCCTCGCTGGGCACCCACATGATGGCCGGGGCGGTGGCGGGTATCATGGAGCACACGGTCATGTACCCGGTGGACTCGGTCAAG ACACGGATGCAGAGCTTGCAGCCGGACCCCAAAGCCCAGTACAGGAGCGTGTACGAAGCTCTGAAGAAGATTGTCCTTACAGAGGGTTTCTGGAGGCCTTTACGTGGGATTAATGTCACCATGCTGGGGGCTGGCCCTGCCCACGCAATGTACTTTGCCTgctatgaaaaaatgaaaaagtctCTAAGCGATTCTATCCAGCATGGAGGAAACAGCCACTTGGCCAATG GTATAGCTGGGAGCGTGGCCACGCTGCTCCACGACGCGGTGATGAATCCTGCTGAAG TGGTGAAGCAGCGGATGCAGATGTTCAACTCGCCCTACAAGTCCGTCCTGTCCTGCATCAGGACAGTGCAGAGGACGGAGGGATTCGGTGCCTTCTACCGCAGCTACACCACCCAGCTCACCATGAACGTCCCCTTCCAGGCCATTCACTTCATCACCTACGAGTTCATGCAGGAGCAGATCAACCCCCGCCGGGACTACAACCCTCGGTCCCACATCGTCTCCGGTGCCATCGCGGGGGCCgtggccgccgccgccaccaccCCCTTGGACGTCTGCAAGACCCTGCTCAACACCCAGGAGAACACGGCGCTGAGCTCGGTGAACATCAGCGGGCACCTCTCGGGCATGGTCAACGCCTTCAAGACTGTCTATCAGCTGGGGGGTGTCTCGGGGTATTTCAGGGGGGTCCAGGCACGTGTCATCTACCAGATGCCTTCAACTGCCATCGCCTGGTCCGTGTATGAGTTCTTCAAGTACTTTCTCACAAAGCACAAGCTGGAGAAAAGAACATCCTTGTGA
- the SLC25A37 gene encoding mitoferrin-1 isoform X2: protein MQSLQPDPKAQYRSVYEALKKIVLTEGFWRPLRGINVTMLGAGPAHAMYFACYEKMKKSLSDSIQHGGNSHLANGIAGSVATLLHDAVMNPAEVVKQRMQMFNSPYKSVLSCIRTVQRTEGFGAFYRSYTTQLTMNVPFQAIHFITYEFMQEQINPRRDYNPRSHIVSGAIAGAVAAAATTPLDVCKTLLNTQENTALSSVNISGHLSGMVNAFKTVYQLGGVSGYFRGVQARVIYQMPSTAIAWSVYEFFKYFLTKHKLEKRTSL, encoded by the exons ATGCAGAGCTTGCAGCCGGACCCCAAAGCCCAGTACAGGAGCGTGTACGAAGCTCTGAAGAAGATTGTCCTTACAGAGGGTTTCTGGAGGCCTTTACGTGGGATTAATGTCACCATGCTGGGGGCTGGCCCTGCCCACGCAATGTACTTTGCCTgctatgaaaaaatgaaaaagtctCTAAGCGATTCTATCCAGCATGGAGGAAACAGCCACTTGGCCAATG GTATAGCTGGGAGCGTGGCCACGCTGCTCCACGACGCGGTGATGAATCCTGCTGAAG TGGTGAAGCAGCGGATGCAGATGTTCAACTCGCCCTACAAGTCCGTCCTGTCCTGCATCAGGACAGTGCAGAGGACGGAGGGATTCGGTGCCTTCTACCGCAGCTACACCACCCAGCTCACCATGAACGTCCCCTTCCAGGCCATTCACTTCATCACCTACGAGTTCATGCAGGAGCAGATCAACCCCCGCCGGGACTACAACCCTCGGTCCCACATCGTCTCCGGTGCCATCGCGGGGGCCgtggccgccgccgccaccaccCCCTTGGACGTCTGCAAGACCCTGCTCAACACCCAGGAGAACACGGCGCTGAGCTCGGTGAACATCAGCGGGCACCTCTCGGGCATGGTCAACGCCTTCAAGACTGTCTATCAGCTGGGGGGTGTCTCGGGGTATTTCAGGGGGGTCCAGGCACGTGTCATCTACCAGATGCCTTCAACTGCCATCGCCTGGTCCGTGTATGAGTTCTTCAAGTACTTTCTCACAAAGCACAAGCTGGAGAAAAGAACATCCTTGTGA
- the NKX3-1 gene encoding homeobox protein Nkx-3.1: MSAGVLGAGRQRAPSSTPDGMNWTPTAARQPRPISSRPRTSFLIQDILWDGAEGGESGGFGSSEDGGVAAMEGGEGSSALEDPPGTPRPPGASQDQGTPQEADADENETSECDPPRAAQCPPKAAKRSRAAFSHTQVLELERKFSRQKYLSAPERARLAKHLQLTETQVKIWFQNRRYKTKRKQIASESGGTDTDAAGHKAAELPRASLITLRGGWQYLPCLYYLSGWSPSWW, translated from the exons atgagtgctggggtgctgggggccgGGAGGCAGAGagcacccagcagcaccccggACGGGATGAACTGGACCCCCACGGCAGCCCGGCAGCCCCGTCCCATCTCCTCCAGGCCCCGGACATCGTTCCTCATCCAAGACATCCTCTGGGATGGGGCAGAGGGGGGCGAGAGCGGAGGGTTCGGCAGCTCGGAGGACGGTGGGGTGGCCGCCATGGAGGGCGGCGAGGGCAGCTCGGCCCTGGAggacccccccgggacccctCGTCCCCCAGGAGCATCCCAAGATCAAGGGACACCCCAGGAGGCAGATGCAG ATGAGAATGAAACGTCAGAGTGTGACCCCCCAAGGGCAGCCCAGTGTCCCCCCAAAGCGGCCAAGCGCTCGCGGGCAGCGTTTTCCCACACCCAGGTCCTGGAACTGGAGCGCAAGTTCAGCCGCCAAAAATACCTGTCGGCCCCCGAGCGAGCCCGTCTGGCCAAACACCTGCAGCTCACCGAGACCCAGGTGAAGATCTGGTTCCAGAACAGGAGGTACAAGactaaaaggaaacaaatcGCCTCCGAAAGCGGCGGAACGGACACGGACGCGGCCGGGCACAAAGCGGCCGAGCTGCCCCGAGCATCCCTGATCACGCTGCGGGGCGGCTGGCAATACCTGCCCTGCCTCTACTACCTGAGCGGCTGGAGCCCCTCCTGGTGGTAA
- the NKX2-6 gene encoding homeobox protein Nkx-2.6, whose translation MLPTPFSVKDILNLGPPAAPGPRSPGGEDEPPPPRKRLLAHPFEGDERKADPRHYPKQRQQRKPRVLFSQAQVFELERRFKQQKYLSAPEREHLANALKLTSTQVKIWFQNRRYKCKRQRQDKSLELAAHPLPPRRVAVPVLVRDGKPCLGGSQPYPALYSITNSPYSYSSYYSAYSSPYGAGYGGGYTRMPPSAAMGSPTMHGSLGMASAAQHQPTCLQTAVQTGIRAW comes from the exons ATGCTGCCCACCCCCTTCTCGGTGAAGGACATCCTCAACCTGGgaccccccgccgcccccggcccccgcagccccggcgggGAGGACGAGCCGCCGCCACCGC GAAAACGTTTGCTTGCCCATCCTTTTGAGGGGGATGAGAGGAAAGCCGACCCCCGCCACTATCCCAAGCAGCGACAGCAGAGAAAACCCCGCGTTTTGTTCTCCCAAGCTCAGGTGTTCGAACTGGAGCGGCGATTTAAGCAGCAGAAATACCTCTCCGCTCCGGAACGGGAGCACCTCGCCAATGCGCTCAAGCTCACCTCCACGCAGGTGAAAATCTGGTTCCAAAACAGAAGGTACAAGTGCAAGAGGCAGAGGCAGGATAAATCCCTGGAGCTGGCTGCACACCCGCTGCCCCCGCGGAGGGTGGCGGTGCCGGTGCTGGTCCGGGACGGCAAACCCTGCCTTGGGGGCTCGCAGCCTTATCCAGCCTTGTACAGCATCACCAACAGCCCTTACTCCTATAGCTCCTACTACAGCGCCTATAGCAGCCCGTATGGTGCTGGCTATGGGGGGGGCTATACCAGGATGCCCCCCAGTGCCGCCATGGGCAGCCCCACCATGCACGGGAGTTTGGGCATGGCCAGCGCTGCTCAGCACCAGCCTACGTGTCTGCAAACCGCCGTGCAAACAGGGATCAGGGCTTGGTAG